ATAACTCTTCGCATGCATCATGCTCTGCCCATTTTGTATTAATTCTTCATAAAATCTCATAATCTGACAAAACTCTGAATGATATAGTtgtttaatacaaaaaattatgttttcaaaattaccTATTATCTCTGATTATAAGTTCTGATGCACCGAGAACATGTGGATCAATCAGTGGAAGAAAATTTAGTCGCTCCTAACAATTCTGTTTGTCTTCTGAAGTGTGTGAAAAAATGTACTGTACTGTACAAGCTCTAATTTTTCTACTCTTAATTTTGCAGACAGGTAAGATAATACCTTCTCCTAGAAAGATGGGAACCATAGGAAAATGGTTTCATCAGAGACATCATGGGAACACTAATGTTGCTGTAAAGAAGAAAGATCGGGCACGGTTAGAAAATGCCCGTTTGCATTCTGCCGTGTCCATTGCTGGGTTAGCTTCGGCCTTGGCTGCTGTTGCTGCAGCAGAAAACTCTAATGGCTCTCACTCAAAGTTGAACCTTGCTCTGGCTTCCGCCACACAACTCATGGCATCACATTGCATTGAAATGGCTGAACAAGCTGGAGCTGATCATGATCATGTGGCCTCTACTGTAAAATCTGCTGTTGATATTCAAACCCCTGGTGATCTTATGACTCTTACAGCTGCAGCTGCAACAGGTATTTGCTTAATCTGTACTGGGTTTAAACTTATTTTGcaaaagtatttttctttttaaattttatcagcCTTATGAGAAATTTGAGTCTTCCATTGTTTATCAATCGGTTCTGGTCTTTGAATATGTGAAAATATGGACAGTCTCTGAATCATCCCAACATTGGGGTGTTCATCTTTATTCTTACCAATTTTGGAAAGTGATTTCTAAGATTTGTCCGAGCTGTTGATCATTGATtcccatcatttttttttctttgcaaaaaaAGCTTTGAGAGGAGAAGCAGCTCTAAGAGCAAGAATGCCAAACGAAGCAAAAAGGACTGCATCTATAAGTCCCTATGATAGAGTACTTCTACCACAACCTCATTGGTTTCATGCTTTTGATGGTCAAATGTGTGAACATCATCCTCCATGCGAGGGAGATTTGTTGCAGCTCACACGGAAAGGTAATAACAACAAAGACACTCTACATTATAGTCAAATTCTGACAATAAAGAGCCAAAAGTACAAACCAATAAACAATAGGAAATTGCTTATCACTATTTTTAAGGCTGCTTTGATTAACTCTTTCAGGTGTATTACGATGGAAGCATGTTTCTGTCTACATCAACAAGAAGTGTCAGGTATACCAAATTAAAATCCGTGCTAAAACAAATATTCATGTGATGAAGTTTTCAGACACAAAACTGATACTAAAGACagaatttttaattcttttactcAGGTCAAAATCAAGATCAAGAGCAAGCACGTTGGAGGAGCCTTCTCCAAAAAGAATAAATGTAAGCATTAGTTAAAAACTCTGGCATTTGCATACCCACCACCTTAATCCAAACATCTATTGGCATTACTAAACTTGTTTACTTTTTGTATTCCATTCTATTTTTTATCCAGTTGTCTCTGTTTTTGGAgttaaaaattctattttttaccCAGTTATCTGTGTTTTTGGAGTTAGTCTAACTTTGATTGCATACATTATTATATAGGTGTGGTTTATGGAATTTGTGACAAAGATGGAGCGTGGCCGTACAGAAAAGAAAGGAGAAGCTCAGAAGAGTTCTACTTTGGCCTGAAAACTGCGCAAGGTCTTCTAGAGTTTAAGTGTGACGGTAAATTCCACAAGCAAAAGTGGGTTGATGGGATTGGATGTCTGCTTCGTCGAGTTAACTCTGTTGAGACAGCAAAACTTTCTTTAGATCTTTTAAGTATTAGCAGCGACTGACACGTGACTGGTTTCAATTGTTGTATCATTCTTCATGGAAGAGAAAATTTgatcaaaaaatatattttaacaacttttttttttaacaattttatgaCTAaggtatcattattttattgatttgtttaaatttattctaaaaatatttgaaataaatcaattacaaaAACTGTCACACGTCTTATgtctagtaaaaaaaaaattggtaaagagatttttttaattttaagtgtgGAAAAATAACTGGAAATCAATCCAAAGGAATGTATGAAATCACCTAAATTTTCGGGACATGTAGAAGGGTGAAGAAAGGGATTGTAATGGCATTTCAAAAAGATATTAGCAGAAATCAAggttgtaaatatatataaattttatatatataaattttattgaaaagttagaaaaagttatatattttataaaaaccaagaaatttaaaagatacaaaatatataattcaaacaaattcaagCTTAAAATGTAGTTCTTGtgtcatttcttttattaatatggactagtatatgatattaaaaatttagatgatagtattttattaaaatcggTTGAATTTTGGGTGATCATGTCTTTAAGTGAAAATGAATTTATTGATTCATCAATCTTTAATCTTTAAGTGGAAAAAATGTGTGTCGAGAAATCTCATCAGATAACTTAtcttttgatgtttatttttcatgttataaaataatactttattttcttaagaaaacATAGAAGTTTTCTTTTGTATCATTTTAGTGtttgatagaaaaattaaaaataaaactagtttATCTTTTAAGATTATccttataattgtttttttttctattttcaaaatagaatattattgttttgtcctggaaattagagaaaaacatgtaattttcgttcctttaataaaattacattattacCCGTTATTATTTGAAGAGATGGGATTTACAGCCTAAACACAACTAATAACTaagtttctaaaagaaatatttccaaatcagattttttatttatcaaggtgaaaacaaaattctgattttattaAACGTTTTTGAAGGGCTATTTGATCCTAAATTCCTGATTTGAAATCTTAAAAGTTATCTTGTCCTGTCATATTTTCACcatctttttaaaaatacattattttccTCAAAGTATCCATACTCAACGTAAGAAATGAATGAGACAATAACTTTTGATAACATTTACAATATAATAGGGGCCAATTGAAGTATTTGCCTGTTTCCCTCAATTATGCACGTCACTGTGTACTGGTTGCAAATGAAAgctgttttcttctctttaacGTTAGAATGACGTAAGAAATCATTCAGTAATTAGAAGTGACGATCAGGATAACGAAGCCAAGCAAGTTGCAGAATTCATTTCACGGAATCAAGTTCAATCTTCTTCTTAAGCTCATATTTTACAACTAAAGTGagaaattgattgaattttccAACAAaatgattgaataaaaatacaaaagcaCCCCATTTTGGTGCGcatatatattttggttatttgcttttttctttaaaatacaacagtcttattttcttcataagGTAACACTCGAAGTTCACAATAAGATCTGATAGCCTTGGAAAGGCATTGCTTCTCTAGGTTTTCTGATTTCTGCACAAAGCTCTGCAAGTTATCTCTATGGGAAACCCTCTCAACctgcaaaagaaattaaaccaTTTTACCCACAGATAAATAGTATCGACCGTACTTGAGGCTCGCAATAAATACACGTTGAACTATACTTAAAGCGTGCTTGATTTACAGTCTGGCAGATGACACGGCAAAATAGTTATAGTGAAAAGTAAGATTCAAATGTATCTGGGAAATCTGGCCTGCCCATAATGTAACTGAAACAGAAACCTAAAGAATTTCATGCCGCTGGCATTCTTATGCGGCAGTatcaatttctattttatccAAGGGAGGGGTGCTAATGAATCTTAACACAGCAAATGTAATCTACAGCATTGTAATAGTTATAAAAACTTATCAATATTGAGAC
This genomic stretch from Vigna radiata var. radiata cultivar VC1973A chromosome 7, Vradiata_ver6, whole genome shotgun sequence harbors:
- the LOC106767606 gene encoding VAN3-binding protein codes for the protein MDGGYFPPCKIASWHGLELEDVQENDELKLVPSLPSIPQPPTPHEPMEFLSRSWSLSAAEISKALLEKQKHTFHDENQATLPEAIFAPQLITGKIIPSPRKMGTIGKWFHQRHHGNTNVAVKKKDRARLENARLHSAVSIAGLASALAAVAAAENSNGSHSKLNLALASATQLMASHCIEMAEQAGADHDHVASTVKSAVDIQTPGDLMTLTAAAATALRGEAALRARMPNEAKRTASISPYDRVLLPQPHWFHAFDGQMCEHHPPCEGDLLQLTRKGVLRWKHVSVYINKKCQVKIKIKSKHVGGAFSKKNKCVVYGICDKDGAWPYRKERRSSEEFYFGLKTAQGLLEFKCDGKFHKQKWVDGIGCLLRRVNSVETAKLSLDLLSISSD